In the genome of Coregonus clupeaformis isolate EN_2021a chromosome 1, ASM2061545v1, whole genome shotgun sequence, one region contains:
- the flrt3 gene encoding leucine-rich repeat transmembrane protein FLRT3 isoform X1 → MRRGGRRGFLRDHTARLHQTPQPRNKMTAQCKNFLLFLTRVGLLLGLANPLVTSASCPSACRCDGTFIYCNDRGLTSIPTGIPLDATVLFLQNNRIKSAGIPTDLKRLSNVEKIYLYCNNLDEFPQNLPIGVKELHLQENNIRMITHASLGQIPLIEELHLDDNSVSAVSIEDGAFRDSNHLRLLFLSRNHLSTIPSGLPQTIEELRFDDNRISSISEASLQDLINLKRLVLDGNLLNNRGIGEMAFINLINLTELSLVRNTLTSPPANLPGTSLEKLQLQDNHINRVPAGAFAFLRQLYRLDLSGNNLSSLPQGVFEDLDNLTQLLLRNNPWQCTCRMKWVRDWLRSLPTKVNVRGFMCQGPDKVKGMAIKDLSTDLFDCGGSDLGRGQGGPTFETSTVSNTLPHSHPQWPSFVTKRPVVKMPELSKNHRSTTTPSGRKIIRISVKSSSAETVHISWRVSVPMTALRLSWLKLGHNPSFGSITETIVQGERTEYLLTALEPESSYRICMVPMETSNIYLSDETPVCIETETSSLKAYNPTTTLNREQEKEPYNNSSLPLAAIIGGAVALLAMIMLALVCWYVHRKGSLFSRNCTYNKGRRRKDDYAEAGTKKDNSILEIREASFQMIPIHPVPVSKEEFVIHTIFPPNGLSLYKSPHSETSISNRSYRDSGIPDSDHSHS, encoded by the exons ATGAGACGTGGTGGAAGGAGAG GGTTCCTGCGTGATCACACTGCCAGACTACACCAGACGCCACAACCTCGAAACAAGATGACCGCCCAATGCAAGAACTTCCTCCTCTTCCTGACCAGAGTAGGACTACTCTTGGGTCTGGCTAACCCACTGGTGACCTCCGCCTCCTGCCCCTCGGCCTGCCGGTGTGATGGGACCTTCATCTACTGTAATGATCGAGGCCTCACCTCTATTCCTACCGGCATTCCGCTGGATGCTACTGTACTCTTCCTCCAAAACAACAGGATCAAGAGCGCCGGCATCCCCACCGATCTGAAGAGGCTAAGCAATGTTGAGAAGATCTATCTGTACTGTAATAATCTGGACGAGTTCCCCCAAAACCTGCCGATAGGAGTCAAAGAGCTGCATCTACAGGAGAATAATATTCGGATGATTACGCATGCGTCGCTGGGTCAGATCCCACTGATCGAGGAGCTACACCTGGATGATAACTCCGTCTCGGCGGTTAGCATCGAGGACGGAGCGTTCAGGGACAGCAACCACCTGAGACTACTCTTTCTGTCCAGGAACCATCTGAGCACCATCCCGTCCGGCCTTCCGCAGACCATCGAGGAGCTGCGCTTCGACGACAACCGCATCTCGTCGATATCGGAGGCGTCCCTCCAGGACCTGATCAACCTAAAGAGACTCGTCCTGGACGGGAACCTGCTCAACAACCGTGGCATCGGCGAGATGGCCTTCATCAACCTGATTAATCTCACCGAGCTGTCCCTGGTGAGAAACACCTTGACGTCTCCGCCGGCTAACTTACCGGGAACCAGTCTTGAGAAACTGCAGCTCCAAGACAACCACATCAACCGAGTACCGGCCGGGGCTTTTGCTTTCCTCAGGCAGCTGTATCGACTGGATCTATCGGGCAACAACCTGAGCAGTCTACCTCAGGGAGTGTTCGAAGACCTGGATAACCTCACGCAGCTCCTGCTCCGTAACAACCCATGGCAGTGTACTTGCCGGATGAAGTGGGTGAGAGACTGGTTAAGGTCGCTGCCGACAAAGGTCAACGTTCGAGGGTTTATGTGCCAGGGGCCAGACAAGGTGAAAGGCATGGCTATTAAGGATCTGTCTACTGACTTGTTTGACTGTGGAGGCTCTGACTTGGGCAGGGGCCAGGGGGGCCCTACCTTCGAGACCAGCACCGTCTCTAACACCTTACCCCACTCACATCCACAATGGCCCTCCTTTGTGACTAAAAGACCAGTGGTGAAAATGCCTGAACTGAGTAAAAACCACCGCAGTACTACGACACCATCAGGTAGAAAGATCATCAGGATCAGTGTGAAGTCAAGCAGTGCAGAGACAGTGCACATCTCCTGGAGGGTTTCCGTACCCATGACTGCCCTAAGGCTCAGCTGGTTAAAACTGGGCCACAACCCTTCGTTCGGTTCCATCACGGAGACCATCGTACAGGGGGAGAGGACGGAGTACCTCCTAACAGCTCTAGAACCGGAATCCTCATACAGGATATGCATGGTTCCCATGGAGACTAGCAACATTTACCTGTCAGACGAGACGCCAGTTTGCATAGAGACAGAAACCAGTTCTCTGAAGGCTTACAACCCCACCACGACACTGAACCGCGAGCAGGAAAAGGAGCCTTACAACAATTCCAGTCTGCCTTTAGCCGCGATCATCGGAGGGGCCGTGGCTCTGTTGGCAATGATAATGCTGGCGCTCGTGTGCTGGTACGTGCACAGGAAGGGTTCGCTGTTTTCCAGGAATTGCACCTACAACAAGGGCCGACGGAGGAAGGACGATTACGCAGAGGCGGGGACGAAGAAGGATAACTCAATCTTGGAGATACGAGAGGCCTCTTTTCAGATGATCCCTATACACCCCGTGCCCGTGTCCAAAGAGGAGTTTGTGATACATACGATTTTCCCTCCGAATGGATTGAGTCTGTACAAAAGCCCGCACAGCGAGACCAGTATTAGCAACAGGAGCTACAGAGACAGTGGAATACCTGATTCAGACCACTCCCATTCATGA
- the flrt3 gene encoding leucine-rich repeat transmembrane protein FLRT3 isoform X2 — protein sequence MTAQCKNFLLFLTRVGLLLGLANPLVTSASCPSACRCDGTFIYCNDRGLTSIPTGIPLDATVLFLQNNRIKSAGIPTDLKRLSNVEKIYLYCNNLDEFPQNLPIGVKELHLQENNIRMITHASLGQIPLIEELHLDDNSVSAVSIEDGAFRDSNHLRLLFLSRNHLSTIPSGLPQTIEELRFDDNRISSISEASLQDLINLKRLVLDGNLLNNRGIGEMAFINLINLTELSLVRNTLTSPPANLPGTSLEKLQLQDNHINRVPAGAFAFLRQLYRLDLSGNNLSSLPQGVFEDLDNLTQLLLRNNPWQCTCRMKWVRDWLRSLPTKVNVRGFMCQGPDKVKGMAIKDLSTDLFDCGGSDLGRGQGGPTFETSTVSNTLPHSHPQWPSFVTKRPVVKMPELSKNHRSTTTPSGRKIIRISVKSSSAETVHISWRVSVPMTALRLSWLKLGHNPSFGSITETIVQGERTEYLLTALEPESSYRICMVPMETSNIYLSDETPVCIETETSSLKAYNPTTTLNREQEKEPYNNSSLPLAAIIGGAVALLAMIMLALVCWYVHRKGSLFSRNCTYNKGRRRKDDYAEAGTKKDNSILEIREASFQMIPIHPVPVSKEEFVIHTIFPPNGLSLYKSPHSETSISNRSYRDSGIPDSDHSHS from the coding sequence ATGACCGCCCAATGCAAGAACTTCCTCCTCTTCCTGACCAGAGTAGGACTACTCTTGGGTCTGGCTAACCCACTGGTGACCTCCGCCTCCTGCCCCTCGGCCTGCCGGTGTGATGGGACCTTCATCTACTGTAATGATCGAGGCCTCACCTCTATTCCTACCGGCATTCCGCTGGATGCTACTGTACTCTTCCTCCAAAACAACAGGATCAAGAGCGCCGGCATCCCCACCGATCTGAAGAGGCTAAGCAATGTTGAGAAGATCTATCTGTACTGTAATAATCTGGACGAGTTCCCCCAAAACCTGCCGATAGGAGTCAAAGAGCTGCATCTACAGGAGAATAATATTCGGATGATTACGCATGCGTCGCTGGGTCAGATCCCACTGATCGAGGAGCTACACCTGGATGATAACTCCGTCTCGGCGGTTAGCATCGAGGACGGAGCGTTCAGGGACAGCAACCACCTGAGACTACTCTTTCTGTCCAGGAACCATCTGAGCACCATCCCGTCCGGCCTTCCGCAGACCATCGAGGAGCTGCGCTTCGACGACAACCGCATCTCGTCGATATCGGAGGCGTCCCTCCAGGACCTGATCAACCTAAAGAGACTCGTCCTGGACGGGAACCTGCTCAACAACCGTGGCATCGGCGAGATGGCCTTCATCAACCTGATTAATCTCACCGAGCTGTCCCTGGTGAGAAACACCTTGACGTCTCCGCCGGCTAACTTACCGGGAACCAGTCTTGAGAAACTGCAGCTCCAAGACAACCACATCAACCGAGTACCGGCCGGGGCTTTTGCTTTCCTCAGGCAGCTGTATCGACTGGATCTATCGGGCAACAACCTGAGCAGTCTACCTCAGGGAGTGTTCGAAGACCTGGATAACCTCACGCAGCTCCTGCTCCGTAACAACCCATGGCAGTGTACTTGCCGGATGAAGTGGGTGAGAGACTGGTTAAGGTCGCTGCCGACAAAGGTCAACGTTCGAGGGTTTATGTGCCAGGGGCCAGACAAGGTGAAAGGCATGGCTATTAAGGATCTGTCTACTGACTTGTTTGACTGTGGAGGCTCTGACTTGGGCAGGGGCCAGGGGGGCCCTACCTTCGAGACCAGCACCGTCTCTAACACCTTACCCCACTCACATCCACAATGGCCCTCCTTTGTGACTAAAAGACCAGTGGTGAAAATGCCTGAACTGAGTAAAAACCACCGCAGTACTACGACACCATCAGGTAGAAAGATCATCAGGATCAGTGTGAAGTCAAGCAGTGCAGAGACAGTGCACATCTCCTGGAGGGTTTCCGTACCCATGACTGCCCTAAGGCTCAGCTGGTTAAAACTGGGCCACAACCCTTCGTTCGGTTCCATCACGGAGACCATCGTACAGGGGGAGAGGACGGAGTACCTCCTAACAGCTCTAGAACCGGAATCCTCATACAGGATATGCATGGTTCCCATGGAGACTAGCAACATTTACCTGTCAGACGAGACGCCAGTTTGCATAGAGACAGAAACCAGTTCTCTGAAGGCTTACAACCCCACCACGACACTGAACCGCGAGCAGGAAAAGGAGCCTTACAACAATTCCAGTCTGCCTTTAGCCGCGATCATCGGAGGGGCCGTGGCTCTGTTGGCAATGATAATGCTGGCGCTCGTGTGCTGGTACGTGCACAGGAAGGGTTCGCTGTTTTCCAGGAATTGCACCTACAACAAGGGCCGACGGAGGAAGGACGATTACGCAGAGGCGGGGACGAAGAAGGATAACTCAATCTTGGAGATACGAGAGGCCTCTTTTCAGATGATCCCTATACACCCCGTGCCCGTGTCCAAAGAGGAGTTTGTGATACATACGATTTTCCCTCCGAATGGATTGAGTCTGTACAAAAGCCCGCACAGCGAGACCAGTATTAGCAACAGGAGCTACAGAGACAGTGGAATACCTGATTCAGACCACTCCCATTCATGA